One stretch of Harmonia axyridis chromosome 1, icHarAxyr1.1, whole genome shotgun sequence DNA includes these proteins:
- the LOC123682393 gene encoding steroidogenic acute regulatory protein-like isoform X2, whose product MATTNRFYENEENYYNSPTNPTPAVDLAHSVSVNTVPILQNEYLLNDVLCRGYRFEGKMSSVRRSFCLFATFDVLFVGLMWLICVMITTAATSAFCIAKVFYYTWQQTPQPVFEVLSILVSFIIAWGEAWFFDYRVIPQETYANQIIVTTTNERSPLIQHYLRGAVPSRYTESVDNFHSPMNSPEGSLYRFGMEENSVLGRFPPSQLTRNEMDRYEMDAKYLIDESREILQSERWTVEKEQDDIIAYSMCLSGQTIFKISGFFNTSPKIMLNELYDEIENIPNWNPALLKAQRIQIIDDHTDIIYQLAAAGGGGLVSSRDFVSLRHWIQLDDFFLLATKSIQHPNVPKTSKYVRGENITCFLIEQGESTNQCKKTFILNTNLKGWIPQAVVNLALIDTLFNYMKCLKMHIKKKYPSENEQV is encoded by the exons ATGGCAACAACAAATCGCTTTTACGAGAACGAAGAAAATTATTACAATAGTCCTACAAACCCTACACCTGCCGTTGATTTAG cTCATTCTGTGAGTGTGAATACTGTACCTATTctacaaaatgaatatttgcttaATGATGTGTTGTGTAGAGGTTATAGATTTGAAGGAAAGATGTCTAGTGTACGAAGGTCTTTCTGTCTTTTTGCCACCTTTGATGTACTTTTTGTTGGACTCATGTGGTTGATATGTGTCATG attACAACAGCTGCTACATCTGCATTTTGTATTGCTAAAGTTTTTTATTACACT tgGCAACAAACACCACAACCTGTCTTTGAAGTTCTTTCGATTTTAGTATCATTCATAATTGCATGGGGAGAAGCATGGTTCTTTGATTATAGAGTTATTCCCCAAGAGACTTATGCTAATCAGATAATTGTCA CTACTACTAATGAAAGATCTCCTTTAATTCAACATTATTTACGAGGAGCAGTACCTTCTAGGTATACAGAAAGTGTTGATAACTTCCATTCGCCAATGAATTCACCAGAAGGATCATTGTATAGGTTTGGCATGGAAGAAAACTCTGTTTTAGGTCGGTTTCCACCATCTCAACTAACCAGAAATGAG aTGGATAGATATGAAATGGATGCCAAGTATTTAATTGACGAGTCAAGAGAGATACTTCAATCAGAAAGATGGACAGTAGAAAAAGAACAAGATGATATAATCGCCTACTCAATGTGTCTTAGTGGTCAAACTATTTTTAAAATATCT GGATTTTTCAATACATCTCCTAAAATTATGCTCAATGAATTgtatgatgaaattgaaaatattcccaATTGGAACCCCGCATTACTGAAAGCTCAAAGAATACAGATAATTGATGACCATACAGATATCATATATCAGTTGGCTGCTGCGGGTGGTGGAGGTTTAGTTTCAAGCAGGGATTTTGTTAGTTTGAGACACTGGATCCAATTAGATGATTTCTTTTTATTAGCTACCAAATCAATTCAACATCCAAATGTGCCTAAAACAAGTAAATATGTCAG GGGAGAAAATATCACTTGTTTTCTAATAGAGCAGGGTGAATCCACAAACCAATGTAAAAAGACTTTCATCCTGAATACTAACTTGAAAGGGTGGATACCGCAGGCAGTTGTTAATTTAGCTCTTATCGATACACTTTTCAACTACATGAAATGTTTGAAAATGCACATTAAAAAAAAGTATCCTTCAGAAAATGAACAAGTTTAG
- the LOC123682393 gene encoding steroidogenic acute regulatory protein-like isoform X1, with protein MATTNRFYENEENYYNSPTNPTPAVDLAHSVSVNTVPILQNEYLLNDVLCRGYRFEGKMSSVRRSFCLFATFDVLFVGLMWLICVMLQGENIWQAIDSQIKHYNIKTSFFDIVFLAICRFISLWLFYGILQINHWSIIAITTAATSAFCIAKVFYYTWQQTPQPVFEVLSILVSFIIAWGEAWFFDYRVIPQETYANQIIVTTTNERSPLIQHYLRGAVPSRYTESVDNFHSPMNSPEGSLYRFGMEENSVLGRFPPSQLTRNEMDRYEMDAKYLIDESREILQSERWTVEKEQDDIIAYSMCLSGQTIFKISGFFNTSPKIMLNELYDEIENIPNWNPALLKAQRIQIIDDHTDIIYQLAAAGGGGLVSSRDFVSLRHWIQLDDFFLLATKSIQHPNVPKTSKYVRGENITCFLIEQGESTNQCKKTFILNTNLKGWIPQAVVNLALIDTLFNYMKCLKMHIKKKYPSENEQV; from the exons ATGGCAACAACAAATCGCTTTTACGAGAACGAAGAAAATTATTACAATAGTCCTACAAACCCTACACCTGCCGTTGATTTAG cTCATTCTGTGAGTGTGAATACTGTACCTATTctacaaaatgaatatttgcttaATGATGTGTTGTGTAGAGGTTATAGATTTGAAGGAAAGATGTCTAGTGTACGAAGGTCTTTCTGTCTTTTTGCCACCTTTGATGTACTTTTTGTTGGACTCATGTGGTTGATATGTGTCATG CTGCAAGGAGAAAATATTTGGCAAGCAATAGACTCACAAATTAAACATTATAACATAAAGACCTCTTTTTTCGATATAGTTTTTTTAGCAATATGTCGATTCATTTCACTCTGGCTCTTTTATGGCATACTCCAAATAAACCATTGGAGTATTATTGCT attACAACAGCTGCTACATCTGCATTTTGTATTGCTAAAGTTTTTTATTACACT tgGCAACAAACACCACAACCTGTCTTTGAAGTTCTTTCGATTTTAGTATCATTCATAATTGCATGGGGAGAAGCATGGTTCTTTGATTATAGAGTTATTCCCCAAGAGACTTATGCTAATCAGATAATTGTCA CTACTACTAATGAAAGATCTCCTTTAATTCAACATTATTTACGAGGAGCAGTACCTTCTAGGTATACAGAAAGTGTTGATAACTTCCATTCGCCAATGAATTCACCAGAAGGATCATTGTATAGGTTTGGCATGGAAGAAAACTCTGTTTTAGGTCGGTTTCCACCATCTCAACTAACCAGAAATGAG aTGGATAGATATGAAATGGATGCCAAGTATTTAATTGACGAGTCAAGAGAGATACTTCAATCAGAAAGATGGACAGTAGAAAAAGAACAAGATGATATAATCGCCTACTCAATGTGTCTTAGTGGTCAAACTATTTTTAAAATATCT GGATTTTTCAATACATCTCCTAAAATTATGCTCAATGAATTgtatgatgaaattgaaaatattcccaATTGGAACCCCGCATTACTGAAAGCTCAAAGAATACAGATAATTGATGACCATACAGATATCATATATCAGTTGGCTGCTGCGGGTGGTGGAGGTTTAGTTTCAAGCAGGGATTTTGTTAGTTTGAGACACTGGATCCAATTAGATGATTTCTTTTTATTAGCTACCAAATCAATTCAACATCCAAATGTGCCTAAAACAAGTAAATATGTCAG GGGAGAAAATATCACTTGTTTTCTAATAGAGCAGGGTGAATCCACAAACCAATGTAAAAAGACTTTCATCCTGAATACTAACTTGAAAGGGTGGATACCGCAGGCAGTTGTTAATTTAGCTCTTATCGATACACTTTTCAACTACATGAAATGTTTGAAAATGCACATTAAAAAAAAGTATCCTTCAGAAAATGAACAAGTTTAG